CTGCCGCCGACCTGGCGGCGGCCGCTGCATCGCATGCTGTGGCTGCCGGTCGATCTCATCGAAGCTGCCACCGGACGGCGGCCTGCGCTGCAACCCCCGAGAGGACTGAGCTATGTCGGAGCGGGCGACGGCGTCGCCATCGGCGGGGAGTTCCTCGGCTATTTTCGCGACTTGGCGGGGTTGTCACCGTCCGACCGGGTGCTCGATGTCGGATGCGGAATCGGCCGCATGGCGGTGCCCCTGACGGCCTATCTCGCCGACGGCACCTACGACGGCTTCGATATTTCGGCCGCCGATATTCGTTGGTGCCGGGGAAACATCTCGCGGTCGTATCCGACCTTTCGCTTCCACCACGCCGACGTGATCAACCGTGAATACAACCCCAAGGGACGAATCTCCGCCGCCGACTTTGCCTTCCCGTTCTCCGAAGACGCCTTCGATTTCTCCTTCGCAACCTCCGTCTTCACCCACTTCCTGACGCCGGCCCTCGAGCGCTATCTCGACGAGCTGGCCCGCGTGCTTCGTTCCGGGGGAGTGCTGTGCGCGACTTTCTTCCTGGTCGATGAGGAGGCTCGTCGTAGCATCGCCGAAGGGCGGACCGAACTGCGCTTCGAGCATTCTCACGGGGCTGCCTGGGTGCACGATAAAGACAATCCCGAGGGTGCCGTGGCCTATAGTTGGGAAACCGTGGAGCAGCTCTTCGCCCGGCGTGGCTTCGAAGTTACGGCTCGACACCCTGGAACATGGTCTGGCCGCGGCGGGGGCGTTAGCTATCAAGATCTGGTGATCGCCCGCTGGACCCGTGACGGTTGAGGGAGCTCGTCTTGCGAACGGGCTCCCAAGTGGCGGGTTGCCGAGCGGGTTGAATTGCTGTCCTGCTGATCGAGTGAGTCTTCGGGTCTTGGCCTTGGATTGAGGAATGGACTACCAACAAGACGACCGGAACGTTTGGGCCGGTATTTTCCGCGAAGCGCCGGACTCCTGGCAGTCCGTACCGCCGTCGGGTCTCATGCTCGACTGTGCCACTTTCCTGCAGCGGGCGAGGGGGCGGCGGGTTCTCGATCTGGGGTCGGGATTCGGGCGCTGGAGCAACTTCCTCGCGTCCGAAATCGACGCTGCCGTCGTCGGAATCGACTCTGCTGTCGGTGGGTGTGCTCTGGGGGCGAGATGGAGGCCCGAGCAGGCGAGGGCGGTCTTCACTGTCGGCGACGTCACGAGGCTGCCCTTCACCGATCAATCCTTCGATGCCTTCCTCGCGGTGCTCATCATCGACAACATGGAGAAGCCGGAGGGCCAGGCCACGCTCCGGGAGCTCGACCGGGTCTTGTGTCCAGGTGCGCTGGGCTTCGTGGTTCTGAACCCTTGGCCGATGCCGCCGAGTGCCGATGATTCGTCGAACCCCACGCGGACTTGTCGACGTCACGACTTCGATGACCAGGAAGCCCTAGAGCTGATGGCTTCCTGGCAGATCCTGAGCTGGGAGAGAGCCGAGCACGGCTTTCGGTCGTTCCGGGTCAAGACCGGTGCAGCAACTCCCGGAACCCTGGGTCAGAGATAGTCGCTGACGTCCACCAGCTCGTAGCGCGCCGATTCGCCGAAGAACTGGCGCAGATAGTAGGCGTGGCCGGCGCCGAAGATCACCAGGATGCGGTCGCCGGGCTCGGCGAGGCGGTCGACGTTGGCGTAGATCCGCAGGTTGCGGCCGAACCAGTTCGAGACCTGATCCGGGCCGATGTAGTCCTCGTCCGCCGAGATGCGCGCCATCACGTCGGTGTATCCCTGCTGTAGGGTGATCAGCATTTCGGGGTCGTTGCCGGCTCGTAGGAGATCGCCCACGGATCCTCGGGTCTGGAGCTCCTGG
Above is a window of Acidobacteriota bacterium DNA encoding:
- a CDS encoding class I SAM-dependent methyltransferase translates to MSWEARLLRRLPPTWRRPLHRMLWLPVDLIEAATGRRPALQPPRGLSYVGAGDGVAIGGEFLGYFRDLAGLSPSDRVLDVGCGIGRMAVPLTAYLADGTYDGFDISAADIRWCRGNISRSYPTFRFHHADVINREYNPKGRISAADFAFPFSEDAFDFSFATSVFTHFLTPALERYLDELARVLRSGGVLCATFFLVDEEARRSIAEGRTELRFEHSHGAAWVHDKDNPEGAVAYSWETVEQLFARRGFEVTARHPGTWSGRGGGVSYQDLVIARWTRDG
- a CDS encoding class I SAM-dependent methyltransferase, with the translated sequence MLDCATFLQRARGRRVLDLGSGFGRWSNFLASEIDAAVVGIDSAVGGCALGARWRPEQARAVFTVGDVTRLPFTDQSFDAFLAVLIIDNMEKPEGQATLRELDRVLCPGALGFVVLNPWPMPPSADDSSNPTRTCRRHDFDDQEALELMASWQILSWERAEHGFRSFRVKTGAATPGTLGQR